In Saccharomyces paradoxus chromosome XVI, complete sequence, the genomic stretch ACATTCTTGATGAGATAGAAAGGTTGCAGTCGAAGTTACTGACAACAAAGTATTCCAAAGATATTACTATAACGTTCGAGAGgcaattggaaaaaaaatcaaaaacagTTTCTAAAacatttaatattatttatagAGCATTGGAATTCTCACTTTTAGACGCTGGCGTCGCATCGAAGACAAATGAATTAGCTCAGAGATGGCTGAATATCAAGCCTACAGCGGATAAGATTTTAATTAAATCCTCTGCTTCAAACAAAATAGCCaccaacaagaaaaagattcCGAAACCGAAATCATTAGGCTTTGGGCGACCGAATAGTGTTATTGGGACTATAACCCAGGATTTCCAGGAGAGAGTTGCCATAGATGACGGTGATAATAAATTATCGGAAGTTCCAAATACGACAGTGGTCCCGAAGGGCAGAAAACTCGGTAAAGCGTTACTACAGAAGATGAATATTAAGCCTGCAACAAGTCCAGATTCATCAAACACAATCaatcctttttttgatcCTGAGTCACCAAACAGAGGTAAACTGGTACTAAGCAGTGTTCCTCCGTTACCTTATGACGAGCCCGACAAAATTAGGCCCCATGTTTATCGTGATGAGGATAAGAAGTCGCCAGGCTCCTTCATTATATCTAAGCATGAAAATGAAGCGCTGATTACGGAAACTCCACTGTTGGCAAAGAACAAATCTGTGCTTGACGTTGAAAAGGATAAATGGAGGCATTACCAGTCGTTGCCCTCTAAAATCCCTACATACAAGGATAAATCGATGAAAGTAGCCGTAGAAAACACACCGATAGCAAAGATTTTCCACACTCCTCTAACGAAAATTACGTCCTCTAGTAGTCAGGTCTGGGTCCCTTcgacaagaagaagaacccAACTGAGGCCGCCTACCCCCTTGTCACAACTACTTACACCAAGAAAAGGGCGCTCAAGTAGAACTCCAACTTACTGACAATAATTACAAATCGTATACTCATACATTTATGCATATGCGCCTCATTCATGGATTTtgtaatattaatatatacaATGTAATATTTAGTGTAATTTTAAACAGTTCATAAAGATTCCGCACGTTTTCATTTACAGTTTTTGACACCTTTACccgatttttttttaaaaaatcgTATAAGCATCACGACATAAGCAGCCCCAGGCAATAGACAATAAGAAACTGGGAATTACAAACGTACAACAGTAGGGTCGTTCACGCTGTGTATATGAATGACTGAAAGCGCTATAGATGACCAAAGGTTTAATTTTACAAAGGAGCTACAACGGCACTCATGCAGAGATCAAGGGAAAATAACACAAAAGGATGACGTTGTGCTTTCTGCAAGTTATAACTCTTTTCAGTGCTCTTTTAACACTGACCATAAAAGTGTAAGCAGTGGAAGCACTGTGAGAAGAAGCATAAGATCAATTTTTAGAAGAGCAGCCGAGTTGCCTAGAGTTCATATGGGGCCCCTTACTTATTCGTATGGAATAAGTGAGCTTGTtgacaaaaaattaagaaatGACTGTGATCTCAGTACGCTATGTCGCGTAATGCAAAGAGGAATCAGGATGATTAGAATGAcacgaagaagaagaaagttcTATGAATTTAGATTAATCAATAACAACGGGCAAATAATATGGAAAGAGGGTTCGAAGTACCTTGAATTAGACTCCGTTAAAGACATTAGAATCGGTGATATGGCGAGTACTTATCAAGAGGAGGTGGACCCGAAAAGATTGAGATCAGATAGTAAACTTTGGATCACCATCATTTACAAAGTATCGAATAAGTTGAAGGCGTTACACGTGGTGGCTTTGAATGAATTGGACTTTAACGCATTCTTAAGCTGCATTTGCGGTTTAGTGAAATTAAGGAGGGAATTAATGGAAAGCATACTTTTGCCTGATAATTCACAATTTGCTAGGATACATTGGCAAATAACCGTCTCTGagaaagaggaagatgagAAAAAGGACACGTTGAGCTTTGCAGATGTAAAGAAGCTATGCGATaaatttcatatttacGTATCGACAGGTCAATTGTTACAATTTTTCCAGTCAGCTGATATCAACCATAACGGATTATTAaattattttgaatttgaaaaattcatcaaaattttaaagaataGGAAAGAGGTAAATATGATTTGGTCTAAAATTACGAAACCTCCACACTCGCACTTatcatttgaaaatttttttgaatttttgattacAGAGCAACATGAGCAGCTCGATCGTGAAACCGCATGGTcttattttattaaataTAGAGAACCAACTCAGCTGACGATGGGGCAAGATGGTTTCaccaaatttttaaaagagCAACCGTATTTGGTGGACGTTAAAGAGGAATTATACTTGAAACCATTGAATCATTACTTTATCGCATCGTCACATAATACGTACCTATTGGGGAAACAGATTGCAGAAACACCGTCAGTCGAAGGATATATTCAAGTTCTGCAACAAGGCTGTAGGTGCGTAGAGATTGACATTTGGGATGGTGAAAATGGACCGGTGGTATGTCATGGATTTTTAACGTCTGCTATTCCTTTAAAAACTGTTATACGTgtgataaagaaatatgcTTTCATAACATCTCCATATCCTTTGATTATTTCTCTGGAAATAAATTGTAATAAGGATAATCAAAAATTGGCAAGCCTAATAATGAGAGAGGTTTTAGGAGAGCAGCTTTACTTTGCTGGGACAAAAACTGATAAACTACCATCACCCAGGGAATTAAAACATagaatattattaaaatCCAAGAAGACGAGCGAAGCAGTTGGAGGTGTTAGTGTTAGCGAGCCGTTCCCATCCTCCTTCAGTTCTTCTTACGAATCATCTAATGAACAGGAATTTAGAATGAAGGATGACTCTACGAACAGCAGTAGTACAACAAACTCTTCTAGTATGCAACGTATCAAAAGAATTGGATTGAAAAAGCACGTTGATATAATTAATGATGTTTCTAACATTTCTGGAATACATGGCATCAAATTCAGGAATTTCTCCTTACCAGAGTCTAAAACGATAGCACATTGTTTTTCATTGAATGAGCATAAAGTAGAATACATGATTAAGGACAAGTACTTAAAACTGTCGTTGGATAAACATAATAGAAGATATTTAATGAGAGTCTATCCTCACGCTTTGCGGTACAAGTCATCAAACTTCAACCCAATACCCTTTTGGAAGGTGGGAGTGCAGATGGTGGCCACAAATTGGCAAACGAATGATATTGGGCAACAACTTAATCTGGCTATGTTCCAAATACTAGATCACCAACCCGATGGAAGTTTTAAGTCCGGATACGTGCTCAAACCGAAAAGATTACTACCTGTAGTAACAAAGGCCAAAATGATTCCCTTGATTTACgaacattttgaaaagggtaGTGATCCAGTGACTGTTAAAATTAGAATTTTATCCACACAGTTATTGCCGAGGCTGAACGATACGTCGCCAAGTAGAAACAACACCAATTCTTTCGTTAAAATAGAGTTCCATACCGACGACGAGCCGATAACGCCCATCTCAATTGATAAAGGTTTAAGGATTTCTGCCACGGAAGCTTCCACTAAAAGTTCTCAAGGAAATGGATTCAACCCAACATGGGATGCCGAAGTTTCTATCACGTTGAAAGATACGGATCTGACATTTATAAAAATCATGGTTGTTTCTGAAGAGACCCCAATTGCATCTGTTTGCCTTAAGCTGAGCTATCTGAGGATGGGATATCGTCATATTCCGCTTTTTAATATGGAGGGGGAACaatatatattttgcactttatttattcataCACAAATTTTATAGGCAAGCCTTTCCTGGCCAAATACACACATTCATATATACGTACTTATACATACATGCATAATAACATTATCTAGAACGGATATATCAAATTAGACGAGGAAGTATCACAACTTCTTATTTTCGCTAATTGCGTTCATCAGAAAGTTGATACATATTTCGCGTAGCGCGTTGACGCGTTTTCTTCCCGAGTTTTTGTACTTTTGTTActatattatataaagtaaaaagaaaggagaCCATATTGAGCTGTATCAAATGGAAACTACGCTCTCTTGGACGAAATAGGACGAGAACCACTGAAAGATGATATCACCATCAAGAAAGAGAACTATTTTATACAGCAAGAACATCAACCAAAAACCACGAGCTGTAGTAAAAGGTAACGAACTTCGCTCACCATCGAAAAGAAGGTCACAAATAGACACTGATTATGCACTCAGACGAAGTCCAATAAAGAAAGTCCAAATCCCAAAAGCTACGCAATTCATGTTATATGAGGAAACGGCTGAAGAAAGAGACCGGACTATCCACAGACATAATAATGAGGTATACAGTTGCAAAAATTCAGTAtgtaatgaaaataatcCTTCACAAGTAAAGGAAAACCTTTCACCTGCTAAACTTCACCCTGATAAAACGGCACTTAtaagagaaggaaaaagaatcGCATTAAAGGATTTAAGCgttgaagaattcaaagGTTACATACAGGATCCTCTCACTGATGAGACTATACCACTGACGTTGCCATTGGgtaacaaaaaaatcagtCTACCTAGTTTTATAACACCGCCAAGAAATTCGAAGATATCTGTTTTCTTCACTAGTAAACACCAAGGACAGAACCCAGAGACTCTAATATCCCGTTCGACCGATGATGTCTGCGAAAACAAAGTAGTGAGGAAACTGTCCTTCCGCATCTGTGAAGATGAGTAAATAGTCTACACAATTAGCCTTAATGATACCGATTAAATTCATTTACATATTCCTCAGCTCGTGTGTACACTaataacagaaaatattgataataatctatttcatttattatattacCCGACATTTTCTtcccaaaaaaattttcgaaaATTGCGATGAGCTGAAAAGTGAAAATATTAGATTAAAATAGAAGAACGTTAGAATAAGAATAAGGCACCTGATATAGTGAATTTATGTTCCGTTAGTCATTTTAGACATCGTATCATTTATATCAGTacagaaaacaataaaagtATACCATGGGCAAGGctgcaaaaaagaagtacTCTGGAGCAACATCATCGAAGCAAGTCTCTGCAGAAAAGCATTTGAGTTCAGTATTTAAATTCAACACAGATCTGGGTCAgcatattttgaaaaacccTTTAGTGGCACAAGGTATTGTTGATAAGGCACAGATTAGACCCTCAGACGTTGTTTTGGAGGTTGGTCCTGGTACAGGTAACCTAACGGTAAGAATCCTCGAACAAGCGAAAAACGTAGTGGCAGTAGAAATGGATCCCAGGATGGCGGCAGAATTAACGAAGAGGGTGCGTGGCACACCTGTGGAGAAGAAGCTGGAAATTATGCTTGGAGATTTTATGAAGACTGAATTACCATACTTTGATATCTGCATTAGTAACACACCTTATCAGATCTCATCACCTTTGGTTTTCAAATTAATTAACCAACCAAGACCACCAAGAGTATCCATTCTCATGTTTCAAAGAGAGTTTGCTTTAAGATTATTGGCAAGACCGGGCGACTCACTATATTGTAGGTTATCCGCCAATGTACAAATGTGGGCTAATGTCACACATATCATGAAAGTTGGGAAGAACAACTTCAGACCGCCACCACAAGTGGAATCCAGCGTTGTTAGACTAGAGATCAAAAATCCAAGACCGCAAGTGGATTATAACGAATGGGATGGTTTATTGAGAATCGTATTTGTAAGGAAAAACAGAACGATTTCAGCTGGCTTCAAATCGACCACCGTGATGGACATTCTGGAGAAAAATTATAAGACATTCTTAGCAATGAACAATGAAATGGTGGATGATACAAAGGGCTCTATGCACGATGTAGTCAAGGAGAAGATTGACACCGTGCTGAAGGAGACAGATTTGAGCGATAAAAGAGCAGGTAAATGTGATCAAAATGATTTTTTAAGATTATTATATGCTTTCCACCAAGTTGgtattcatttttcatGAGCCTTCTTATCAATTATTTAAGTGGTTGTATACTATTTACCTGAGAtaacgaaaaagaaatttcaaattaaGCTTATCTTGACAGCGGGGCTGATTTGTTTCTCGAAGACGGAAAGTGGGGAATCTTCTTACGTAATTCAGCCCGATAATGAGGACTCCGATCCTTACTGGTACGATAAAGAATGGTTGCATCTTTTCCTATTTCTCGAAATCGTTATCTTATATATTAGATACTGCTGTATGTAAAAAGTTTAAGCCTCTGATTTCTTAATCTAaacttctcttttgaaGGCACCAGGGTGCAGAAAAGCGCATCTATTGTTTCCCAGTGGAACTTTGTTGAGATAGCAGtgtttgttttcttttcacttAACGGCAACCAACACCGATAGCGACCTCGCTGGCATTATGGAGTGGCCGCACGGCGTCGCTCAATGGCACGGCACTGATCGCGGCAGGAGTGGCTGCGCGGTGATGTATTTCCGCACAGGGACCAGAGGAAGCTTCCCAGGCGGTGACAGCAACTGAAGTCATATCATGTCTTCTCCAAAACATTCGTGACATCTAGTCATGCTTCTCACGACACACTCCGATTGGTATAGCTTTTTCGGTGGTTTTAGCCGTTGCTTAGGGGAAAAGAGGAGAAACCGTACCGTCAGTATCAGccagaaaattttgatatccAATATGATAGCAAAGTGATTAGAACTTGGGGTTATCTGGCCCTTTTTTGTTATCATATTCGTATACTCAACGACATCTCGACTTCACCGGTCctttttgtatatataaaagatGGCGTGTAGATACACTTGAATATTCTTGGAGAACGTAACTTGTTTTGAGTTAAAGTGTTGGATAAAGTACTACATCAATCGTTCTTTTATAGAGCCAGACACAATTATTTTGCACTTCCAACTGAGGGTACAGCTGAAAAcacaaaggaaaagatcaagaactttaaataatgaagatgCCTCTAAAGAAGATGTTTACTAGCGCATCTCCTCGTaactcttcttctcttgaCAGCGACCATGATGCTTACTATTCCAAACAGAATCCCGATAATTTCCCTGTAAAGGAGCAAGAAATCTATAACATTGACCTCGAAGAAAACAATGTGTCCTCCCGTTCATCCACCTCTACATCACCTTCAGCAAGGGACGACTCTTTCGTGGTTCCAGATGGTAAAGATGAAAACACAAGGTTGAGGAAAGAGTTAAAGGCAAGACATATTTCTATGATCGCCATTGGTGGTTCATTAGGTACAGGCCTGCTTATAGGTACAGGTACAGCCTTATTGACCGGGGGTCCAGTTGCCATGTTAATTGCATATGCTTTTGTCGGCCTTTTAGTCTTTTACACCATGGCCTGTCTTGGTGAAATGGCTTCTTACATTCCATTGGATGGTTTTACAAGTTACGCCTCTCGTTATGTGGATCCTGCATTAGGTTTTGCTATTGGTTATACTtaccttttcaaatatttcatcTTACCTCCCAATCAACTTACTGCAGCTGCTTTGGTCATTCAATATTGGATTAGCAGAGACCGCGTTAACCCTGGTGTGTGGATTACTATATTCTTGGTTGTTATTGTCGCTATCAATGTCGTCGgtgtaaaattttttggggaatttgaattttggtTGTCCAGTTTCAAAGTCATGGTAATGCTGGGTCTAATCCTGTTACTATTTATCATTATGCTTGGTGGAGGTCCTAACCATGACCGTCTAGGGTTTAGATACTGGCGTGATCCTGGTGCATTCAAAGAATACTCGACGGCTATCACTGGTGGTAAGGGTAAATTTGTTTCGTTCATTGCGGTTTTCGTCTACAGTCTTTTCAGTTACACAGGTATTGAGTTGACAGGTATTGTTTGTTCTGAAGCAGAAAATCCAAGAAAGAGTGTTCCAAAAGCAATCAAATTGACAGTTTATCGTATCATTGTTTTCTACCTATGCACCGTTTTCCTTTTGGGTATGTGCGTTGCATACAATGATCCTCGTTTACTTTCTACAAAAGGCAAAAGTATGTCTGCAGCAGCTTCCCCATTCGTGGTTGCCATTCAAAACTCAGGTATCAAAGTCTTACCTCATATCTTCAATGCTTGTGTCCTAGTTTTCGTTTTCAGTGCTTGTAACTCGGATTTGTATGTTTCTTCCAGAAATTTATACGCGTTGGCTATTGATGGTAAGGCGCCAAAGATCTTCGCTAAGACAAGTAGATGGGGTGTTCCTTACAATGCCTTGATTCTCTCCGTGTTGTTTTGTTGCTTGGCGTACATGAATGTGTCTTCAGGATCAGCGAAGATTTTCAACTACTTTGTTAACGTTGTTTCAATGTTCGGTATCTTAAGTTGGATCACCATTTTAATTGTTTACATCTATTTTGATAAAGCTTGCCGTGCTCAAGGGATCGATAAATCAAAGTTTGCCTATGTCGCTCCTGGTCAACGTTATGGTGCTTATTTTGCTTTATTCTTTTGCATTTTGATCGCATTGATCAAAAACTTCACTGTCTTCCTTGGTCATAAATTTGATTATAAAACTTTTATCACTGGGTATATTGGCTTGCCTGTCTATGTCCTTTCTTGGGCTGGGTACAAATTGATATACAAAACCAAAGTGATTAAGTCAACTGACGTGGATCTATACACATTCAAGGAAATATACGatagagaagaagaagagggGAGAAGGAAAGAccaagaaaaggaagagcGTTTGAAAAGTAATGGTAAAAATATGGAGTGGTtctatgaaaaatttttgggaAATATC encodes the following:
- the PLC1 gene encoding phosphatidylinositol phospholipase C (Phospholipase C~similar to YPL268W) — encoded protein: MTESAIDDQRFNFTKELQRHSCRDQGKITQKDDVVLSASYNSFQCSFNTDHKSVSSGSTVRRSIRSIFRRAAELPRVHMGPLTYSYGISELVDKKLRNDCDLSTLCRVMQRGIRMIRMTRRRRKFYEFRLINNNGQIIWKEGSKYLELDSVKDIRIGDMASTYQEEVDPKRLRSDSKLWITIIYKVSNKLKALHVVALNELDFNAFLSCICGLVKLRRELMESILLPDNSQFARIHWQITVSEKEEDEKKDTLSFADVKKLCDKFHIYVSTGQLLQFFQSADINHNGLLNYFEFEKFIKILKNRKEVNMIWSKITKPPHSHLSFENFFEFLITEQHEQLDRETAWSYFIKYREPTQLTMGQDGFTKFLKEQPYLVDVKEELYLKPLNHYFIASSHNTYLLGKQIAETPSVEGYIQVLQQGCRCVEIDIWDGENGPVVCHGFLTSAIPLKTVIRVIKKYAFITSPYPLIISLEINCNKDNQKLASLIMREVLGEQLYFAGTKTDKLPSPRELKHRILLKSKKTSEAVGGVSVSEPFPSSFSSSYESSNEQEFRMKDDSTNSSSTTNSSSMQRIKRIGLKKHVDIINDVSNISGIHGIKFRNFSLPESKTIAHCFSLNEHKVEYMIKDKYLKLSLDKHNRRYLMRVYPHALRYKSSNFNPIPFWKVGVQMVATNWQTNDIGQQLNLAMFQILDHQPDGSFKSGYVLKPKRLLPVVTKAKMIPLIYEHFEKGSDPVTVKIRILSTQLLPRLNDTSPSRNNTNSFVKIEFHTDDEPITPISIDKGLRISATEASTKSSQGNGFNPTWDAEVSITLKDTDLTFIKIMVVSEETPIASVCLKLSYLRMGYRHIPLFNMEGEQYIFCTLFIHTQIL
- the ACM1 gene encoding Acm1p (Pseudosubstrate inhibitor of the APC/C~similar to YPL267W), producing the protein MISPSRKRTILYSKNINQKPRAVVKGNELRSPSKRRSQIDTDYALRRSPIKKVQIPKATQFMLYEETAEERDRTIHRHNNEVYSCKNSVCNENNPSQVKENLSPAKLHPDKTALIREGKRIALKDLSVEEFKGYIQDPLTDETIPLTLPLGNKKISLPSFITPPRNSKISVFFTSKHQGQNPETLISRSTDDVCENKVVRKLSFRICEDE
- the DIM1 gene encoding putative dimethyladenosine transferase (Essential 18S rRNA dimethylase (dimethyladenosine transferase)~similar to YPL266W); the protein is MGKAAKKKYSGATSSKQVSAEKHLSSVFKFNTDLGQHILKNPLVAQGIVDKAQIRPSDVVLEVGPGTGNLTVRILEQAKNVVAVEMDPRMAAELTKRVRGTPVEKKLEIMLGDFMKTELPYFDICISNTPYQISSPLVFKLINQPRPPRVSILMFQREFALRLLARPGDSLYCRLSANVQMWANVTHIMKVGKNNFRPPPQVESSVVRLEIKNPRPQVDYNEWDGLLRIVFVRKNRTISAGFKSTTVMDILEKNYKTFLAMNNEMVDDTKGSMHDVVKEKIDTVLKETDLSDKRAGKCDQNDFLRLLYAFHQVGIHFS
- the DIP5 gene encoding dicarboxylic amino acid permease (Dicarboxylic amino acid permease~similar to YPL265W) is translated as MKMPLKKMFTSASPRNSSSLDSDHDAYYSKQNPDNFPVKEQEIYNIDLEENNVSSRSSTSTSPSARDDSFVVPDGKDENTRLRKELKARHISMIAIGGSLGTGLLIGTGTALLTGGPVAMLIAYAFVGLLVFYTMACLGEMASYIPLDGFTSYASRYVDPALGFAIGYTYLFKYFILPPNQLTAAALVIQYWISRDRVNPGVWITIFLVVIVAINVVGVKFFGEFEFWLSSFKVMVMLGLILLLFIIMLGGGPNHDRLGFRYWRDPGAFKEYSTAITGGKGKFVSFIAVFVYSLFSYTGIELTGIVCSEAENPRKSVPKAIKLTVYRIIVFYLCTVFLLGMCVAYNDPRLLSTKGKSMSAAASPFVVAIQNSGIKVLPHIFNACVLVFVFSACNSDLYVSSRNLYALAIDGKAPKIFAKTSRWGVPYNALILSVLFCCLAYMNVSSGSAKIFNYFVNVVSMFGILSWITILIVYIYFDKACRAQGIDKSKFAYVAPGQRYGAYFALFFCILIALIKNFTVFLGHKFDYKTFITGYIGLPVYVLSWAGYKLIYKTKVIKSTDVDLYTFKEIYDREEEEGRRKDQEKEERLKSNGKNMEWFYEKFLGNIF